From the genome of Procambarus clarkii isolate CNS0578487 chromosome 53, FALCON_Pclarkii_2.0, whole genome shotgun sequence:
ATAACGTGAATGTTATGCTTGATATCGTGAATGTTAAGCTTGATAACGTGAATGTAATGCTTGATAACGAGAATGTTATGTTTGATAACGAGAATGTTATGCTTGATAACGTGAATGTTATGCTTGATAACGTGAATGTTATATTTGATATCGTGAATATTATTCTTGATAACGTGAATGTTAAGCTTGATAACGTGAATGTTAAGCTTGATAACGAGAATGTTAAGCTTGATAACGTGAATGTTAAGCTTGATAACGAGAATGTTAAGATTGATAACGTGAATGTTATACTTGATAACGTGAATGTTAAGCTTGATAACGTGAATATTAAGCTTGATAACGTGAATGTTAAGCTTGATAACGTGAA
Proteins encoded in this window:
- the LOC138352445 gene encoding eukaryotic translation initiation factor 2-alpha kinase 2-like; amino-acid sequence: MLDIVNVMLDIVNVMVDNVNVMFDNVNVMLDNVNVMFDNVNVMLDNVNVMLDIVNVMVDNVNVMFDNVNVMLDNVNVMLDIVNVKLDNVNVMLDNENVMFDNENVMLDNVNVMLDNVNVIFDIVNIILDNVNVKLDNVNVKLDNENVKLDNVNVKLDNENVKIDNVNVILDNVNVKLDNVNIKLDNVNVKLDNVNIFEIKLNFVEGNVDVNVFFLNIY